Proteins encoded by one window of Tubulanus polymorphus chromosome 7, tnTubPoly1.2, whole genome shotgun sequence:
- the LOC141909180 gene encoding uncharacterized protein LOC141909180, producing the protein MDIYKAPNPQIETKESNNIDSEPKPLMNPRTEKNEEPSREHELPSVLMLIRNYMESTTMHGISYIVDSTPFLIRRYFASHPIAVSVTVNRNDSVRFPLVTICNPNMCQITNSYKEKWIDFFSNVDRGPEISGMSNLSKVYEGCRQDINDLISGCKWKGELCDVDDFYPIVTSAYGVCYTFKPFVNSHNGSLDMTQPGLYSGLRIVANVESYEYISGNYEGASGLININLPPPHWNCSERPLALFKHYTHGKCMEECFINYIVKRFNCVPRPLINNEYTRPESEWPEFNRPDCDGYKVLAIKKAKGEFYKVVRNSACKCPDSCKKHTYDITTSQSSIGDSVFDLFNKKGTAKLGRQYLPKYKEATLMKTMLTDQRLGIEARRLQDLRRKMNSLSYDLVRIKQNLFDKELKTAILGLTGGDQGRVQFGRCVDEVLRITENEFAQNLTLISHHAKVIADIMSRLVATYENYTPERGDGHIEYLTSGLNDLFDEISKAIEAGDSYYTTEIFGDVMSNAEPQRTQRHQFRRSLNETALFVNSLNFTDSSRRILDTSKLRQLDFEFRTKAVPMAKSGYGYFIDHWEYVKSTHSNLTAKLSASETIFRKGPVSWNVPGVRNNELSRLDPFIIELKEKWMQLQDEFFDDVSMTTDVRVKIFKAIGQDVSRVKSFLATVKNDYKRLEQITETILNDVAAIYRLAIATVFPPFNGTTKSATYLQHDVGKYGIYQKYRLLWTTPMNWTGMTSDRAYMRDLFDDYLVVQFSEKYLSSREQRVDYEQSVFDLIYQQLEGYRSDTLLHLYDLRDTIQKFLLEIDLDRYDRHMFIRNNMILLNMYFKELSYRKIEQYPDYGMFSFLGEVGGYMGLLLGASIFTLFEIVDLILHNVAKSIYFRHCRRENRNDRR; encoded by the exons ATGGACATCTACAAAGCACCTAACCCGCAAATCGAGACCAAAGAATCGAATAACATCGATAGTGAACCCAAACCGCTGATGAACCCCCGAACGGAAAAAAATGAAGAACCCAGCCGTGAACATGAATTGCCCAGTGTATTGATGCTGATAAGAAATTATATGGAATCCACCACAATGCATGGAATCAGTTATATCGTTGATTCTACTCCTTTTCTGATCCGCCG CTATTTTGCATCTCACCCAATCGCGGTATCGGTTACTGTCAATAGAAACGACTCGGTACGATTTCCATTGGTTACAATCTGTAATCCAAACATGTGCCA GATCACAAATTCTTATAAAGAAAAGTGGATCGATTTTTTTAGTAACGTTGACAGAGGTCCAGAAATTTCAG GCATGTCAAATTTGAGTAAGGTCTACGAAGGATGTCGGCAGGACATAAACGACCTCATATCAGG TTGTAAATGGAAAGGCGAACTGTGCGATGTCGATGACTTTTACCCAATTGTAACTTCTGCTTATGGCGTCTGTTATACGTTTAAACCGTTTGTGAATTCGCATAACGGCAGCCTGGACATGACACAACCCG GTTTATATTCCGGTTTGAGAATAGTGGCGAACGTCGAATCCTACGAATATATAAGCGGGAATTATGAAGGTGCAAGTGGACTCATT AATATAAACCTGCCTCCGCCGCATTGGAACTGCTCGGAGCGCCCTCTGGCGTTATTTAAACACTACACCCACGGGAAATGCATGGAAGAATGTTTTATCAATTACATCGTGAAGAGATTCAACTGCGTCCCGCGACCGTTGATAAATAACGAATACACAAGACCCGAATCCGAGTGGCCTGAATTTAACCGGCCAGACTGCGACGGATACAAAGTTCTCGCCATTAAAAAAGCCAAAg GTGAATTTTACAAAGTGGTCAGAAATTCTGCCTGCAAATGCCCGGATAGCTGCAAAAAACATACCTACGACATAACTACGTCACAATCCAGTATTGGAGACAGTGTGTTCGATTTATTTAATAAAAAAGGTACCGCAAAATTGGGCAGGCAATACCTACCCAAATACAAGGAGGCAACTTTAATGAAAACAATGCTCACTGACCAAAGGCTAGGTATCGAAGCTCGCAGGTTGCAAGATTTGCGTAGAAAAATGAACAGTCTATCCTACGACCTTGTCCGAATCAAACAAAACTTATTCGACAAGGAACTGAAGACGGCCATTCTCGGGTTGACCGGCGGTGATCAGGGTCGGGTTCAGTTCGGCCGGTGCGTCGATGAGGTTTTACGAATCACAGAAAACGAATTTGCCCAAAATTTGACTTTAATTTCACATCATGCCAAGGTCATAGCCGATATCATGTCGAGGCTGGTGGCCACTTACGAAAACTACACACCCGAACGAGGGGACGGCCATATTGAATATCTAACTTCCGGTTTGAACGATTTGTTTGACGAAATCTCCAAAGCGATTGAGGCAGGAGATTCGTATTACACGACTGAGATATTCGGTGACGTCATGTCTAATGCGGAACCGCAGAGAACGCAACGTCATCAATTTCGGCGCTCGCTTAACGAAACGGCATTGTTCGTTAACTCTTTGAACTTTACCGACAGTAGCAGGCGAATTTTGGACACAAGTAAACTCAGGCAGCTGGATTTTGAATTTCGCACAAAAGCGGTTCCGATGGCTAAATCGGGTTATGGGTACTTTATAGACCATTGGGAATACGTGAAATCAACGCACAGCAATCTAACGGCTAAATTGAGCGCATCTGAAACCATCTTCAGAAAGGGTCCGGTAAGCTGGAACGTGCCCGGCGTCCGTAATAACGAGCTCTCCCGACTAGACCCTTTCATTATTGAGTTGAAGGAAAAATGGATGCAATTACAAGACGAATTTTTCGACGATGTATCCATGACGACCGACGTACGCgttaaaatattcaaagcaaTCGGACAAGACGTGAGTCGCGTGAAGAGTTTCCTAGCAACCGTCAAAAACGATTATAAGCGTCTGGAGCAAATAACGGAGACGATCCTCAACGATGTAGCTGCCATCTATCGGCTGGCCATCGCAACAGTATTCCCACCGTTCAACGGGACAACAAAGAGCGCCACCTATCTTCAACATGACGTTGGCAAGTACGGTATCTACCAGAAATATAGATTGCTTTGGACGACGCCGATGAACTGGACTGGAATGACCTCGGACAGGGCGTACATGCGAGACTTATTCGACGATTATCTGGTCGTACAATTCAGCGAGAAATACCTGTCGTCCAGGGAGCAGAGGGTCGACTATGAGCAGAGCGTCTTCGATTTGATCTATCAACAATTAGAGGGTTATCGCAGTGACACGTTACTACATTTATACGATCTTCGAGATACGATTCAAAAATTCCTTCTTGAAATCGACTTAGATAGATATGACAGACATATGTTTATAAG GAATAACATGATTTTATTGAACATGTATTTCAAAGAGTTGAGTTACAGGAAAATCGAACAATACCCAGATTATGGAATGTTTTCATTCCTCG GTGAAGTCGGTGGTTACATGGGTTTATTACTCGGCGCTAGTATCTTCACGCTGTTTGAAATTGTTGACTTGATTCTGCATAACGTGGCTAAATCAATCTACTTCCGGCACTGTCGCCGGGAAAACAGGAACGACCGAAGATGA